One genomic region from Chloroflexia bacterium SDU3-3 encodes:
- a CDS encoding amino acid adenylation domain-containing protein, with product MSQQELTHRELSTAKRALLEQRLRGRGTRAQPEAIAPRTGAGPAPLSFAQQRLWFLDQLMPGSTSYHMLEALRLEGELSVPALQQAIDGLIARHESLRTSFASVDGEPAQVIAPALALPLEQHAAASEEEARAVALGLTSRPFDLASGPLLRAALVQIAPQLHVLVLVLHHIIADGWSVTLLLNELAALYAAAAQGRPAPLAPPALQYADYAAWQRGWLDAERMAAQLGFWRGQLAGAPPLLTLPTDRPRPPMQRFHGAATDFVIPPAVGDALHALTRAEGATPFMTMLAAFGLLLARHSGQTDVCIGSPVAGRQRAELEGIVGLFLNTLVFRVRLGENPSFRELLRQVRSTALDGYGNQDVPFEKLVEELKPERNLSYSPLYQAMLIFMNTPEATLDMPGLKASFVGVDVGSTKSDLSAYFYDGDHGFGGTLVYNTDLFDAATVESLKGRFLTLLADIAAHPDRRIADLALVRPAEREQLLHAWQGDTVQPPQAQGFHQLVEAQAARTPDAVAITYGAQQLTYRELNERANQLAHALTRFGVGPEVPVGVCLERSPELPIALLAVLKAGGAYVPLDPSYPTVRLAFMLDQTKAPLLLTRDELRARFPGFAGEVLALESGGAQFASLPRENLPARTIPDQLAYIVFTSGSTGQPKGVMSLHRGVINYLGFLARAYGLSAADTVLQVASSSFDASVRDMIGPLTVGARVVLVPSDAAREPAELLRVLRDERVSCVLSVVPTMLRALAEVGEGGAHLDALRLMLVSGERLPLEDGARARRVFGPGLQVVNQYGPTECTMTSSYYPLPADDAARGTALVGRPIDNARIYILDAQRQLVPPGVVGEVYIGGPGLARGYFGRPDLTAERFVADPFAGGERARMYRTGDMARHRADGSIEFLGRVDHQIKVRGIRVEPAEIEAAFSRLPAVRQAVVVAREDGAGSMGLVAYVVPSGPMPSAHELRTALKEHLPEAMIPSAFVALEQIPLTPNGKVDRAALPAPAAPSASASPSSAPRTSVEQRLAEIWAEILGLPAVGIDDNFFDLGGESFKAIRMTHRFGPPLRVIDLFKFPTIRGLAEHLAAGAQPEGALLHELTAPQAQRTLSVVCIPYGGGSAISYQPLAKAMPPGCALYAVALPGHDDASEPPLPLEQVARMLVDEIKRSIQGPVSLYGHCSGSALAVETARLLEVEGVALRAVYIGGAFPNPRLPGKVSDFLARTGVIDRLSSDRTFKLFFRSMGGFSDDLDPEEVRRVVRNLRHDSRDAEEYFTRRLAHADHAPLAAPIVCVVGERDPLTEYYQERFREWELFSGQVRLAVLPRAGHYFIKHRAAELARIVTGGRLSAPPADAAAWQPAPQANRQPRPGIGVFLLVALGQLISLTGSALTGFALSVWVYTQTGSVTLFALLSVCSVLPGLLLAPLSGALIDRVDRRLAMLVSDLAAGVGSLSLAALLWSGQLQLWHVFAFMAWNAVCSSFQRPAYSSAVPQLVPKRYLVQANSVVQMADSAGQMIAPMVAAALVVTVGLPAVILIDVASFIFAVTLMFFIRFPNSMPWRRREPLMVEITRGWRYVTSRFGFMALLIHAAISNLLLAIMGVLITPMVLHGVGGPADVAVVSIAGSAGALIGALFMSLWGGPDKLMRGILGFSVVNGAVIVIMGLQPSTLFVAAGMFLYTLTLALGNSCYTSLIQVKVPHYLHGRVFSINQMIAFSTMPLGFLLAGPLSDRVFEPLMAQGGALAGSLGALIGAGPGRGMALLIIIIGFLTILITLVGYAFRPLWNLESDIPDAQPDEALAHDSLDLPPVGQPLPSQA from the coding sequence GTGTCACAGCAAGAACTCACCCATCGCGAGCTTTCGACCGCCAAACGGGCGCTGCTGGAGCAGCGCCTGCGCGGGCGCGGCACCCGCGCCCAGCCCGAGGCCATCGCGCCGCGCACTGGCGCTGGCCCCGCGCCGCTCTCGTTTGCCCAGCAGCGCCTGTGGTTCCTCGACCAGCTGATGCCCGGCAGCACCTCCTACCACATGCTAGAGGCGCTGCGCCTAGAGGGCGAGCTGAGCGTCCCCGCGCTGCAGCAGGCCATCGACGGCCTGATCGCCCGCCACGAGAGCCTGCGCACTAGCTTTGCCAGCGTGGATGGCGAGCCAGCCCAGGTGATCGCGCCCGCGCTCGCCCTGCCGCTGGAGCAGCACGCCGCCGCCAGCGAGGAGGAGGCGCGCGCCGTCGCGCTGGGCCTCACCAGCCGCCCCTTCGATCTGGCCAGCGGCCCGCTGCTGCGCGCCGCGCTGGTGCAGATCGCGCCGCAGCTGCACGTGCTGGTGCTGGTGCTGCACCACATCATCGCCGACGGCTGGTCGGTGACGCTGCTGCTGAACGAGTTGGCCGCGCTCTACGCGGCTGCGGCCCAGGGGCGGCCCGCCCCGCTCGCGCCGCCCGCGCTGCAGTATGCCGACTACGCGGCCTGGCAGCGCGGCTGGCTGGATGCCGAGCGCATGGCCGCGCAGCTGGGCTTCTGGCGCGGCCAGCTGGCAGGCGCACCGCCCCTGCTGACTCTACCGACCGACCGACCGCGCCCGCCGATGCAGCGCTTCCACGGCGCGGCCACCGATTTTGTCATCCCGCCCGCCGTGGGCGATGCGCTGCACGCCCTCACGCGCGCCGAGGGTGCGACGCCGTTCATGACCATGCTGGCGGCCTTTGGCCTGCTGCTCGCGCGCCACAGCGGCCAGACCGATGTCTGCATCGGCTCGCCCGTGGCTGGGCGGCAGCGCGCCGAGCTGGAGGGGATCGTCGGGCTGTTTTTGAACACGCTGGTGTTCCGGGTGCGGCTGGGCGAGAACCCCAGCTTCCGCGAGCTGCTGCGCCAGGTGCGCTCGACTGCGCTGGATGGCTACGGCAACCAGGATGTGCCCTTCGAGAAGCTGGTTGAGGAGCTGAAGCCCGAGCGCAACCTCAGCTACTCGCCGCTCTACCAGGCCATGCTCATTTTCATGAACACGCCCGAGGCCACGCTGGACATGCCGGGGCTGAAGGCTAGCTTTGTGGGTGTGGATGTTGGGTCGACCAAGTCGGATCTGTCGGCCTACTTCTACGATGGCGACCACGGCTTTGGCGGGACGCTGGTCTACAACACCGATCTGTTTGACGCCGCGACGGTCGAGTCGCTCAAGGGCCGCTTCCTCACGCTGCTGGCCGACATCGCCGCCCACCCCGACCGGCGGATCGCCGATCTGGCTCTGGTGCGGCCTGCCGAGCGCGAGCAGCTGCTGCATGCCTGGCAGGGCGATACCGTTCAGCCGCCTCAGGCGCAGGGGTTTCACCAGCTGGTGGAGGCCCAGGCCGCCCGCACGCCCGACGCGGTGGCCATCACCTACGGCGCGCAGCAGCTGACCTACCGCGAGCTGAACGAGCGCGCCAACCAGCTGGCCCACGCGCTCACCCGATTTGGCGTGGGGCCAGAGGTGCCGGTCGGCGTCTGCCTAGAGCGCTCGCCCGAGCTGCCGATCGCGCTGCTGGCGGTGCTGAAGGCGGGCGGAGCCTATGTGCCGCTCGACCCCAGCTACCCGACGGTGCGGCTGGCCTTCATGCTCGACCAGACCAAAGCGCCGCTGCTGCTGACGCGCGACGAGCTGCGCGCCCGCTTCCCCGGCTTCGCGGGCGAGGTGCTGGCGCTTGAATCGGGCGGGGCGCAGTTTGCCTCGCTGCCGCGCGAGAATCTGCCCGCGCGCACCATCCCCGATCAGCTGGCCTACATCGTGTTCACATCTGGCTCCACCGGCCAGCCCAAGGGCGTGATGAGCCTGCACCGTGGGGTGATCAACTACCTGGGCTTCCTGGCCCGCGCCTACGGCCTGAGCGCCGCCGACACCGTGCTGCAGGTCGCCTCTAGCTCGTTCGACGCCTCGGTGCGCGACATGATCGGGCCGCTGACGGTGGGCGCGCGCGTGGTGCTGGTGCCATCCGACGCCGCCCGCGAGCCTGCCGAGCTGCTGCGGGTGCTGCGCGACGAGCGCGTGAGCTGCGTGCTGAGCGTGGTGCCCACCATGCTGCGCGCCCTGGCCGAGGTGGGCGAGGGCGGCGCGCATCTGGATGCGCTGCGCCTGATGCTGGTGAGCGGCGAGCGCCTGCCGCTAGAGGACGGCGCGCGGGCCAGGCGGGTGTTTGGGCCGGGCCTGCAGGTGGTGAACCAGTACGGCCCCACCGAGTGCACCATGACATCCAGCTACTACCCGCTGCCCGCCGACGATGCCGCGCGCGGCACCGCGCTGGTCGGTCGGCCGATCGACAACGCCCGCATCTACATCCTGGATGCCCAGCGCCAGCTGGTGCCGCCCGGCGTGGTGGGTGAGGTCTACATCGGCGGGCCTGGGCTGGCGCGCGGCTACTTTGGCCGCCCCGACCTCACCGCCGAGCGCTTCGTGGCCGACCCGTTCGCGGGGGGAGAGCGGGCGCGCATGTACCGCACCGGCGACATGGCCCGCCACCGCGCCGACGGCAGCATCGAGTTTTTGGGCCGTGTTGACCACCAGATCAAGGTGCGCGGCATCCGCGTCGAGCCAGCCGAGATCGAGGCGGCGTTCAGCCGCCTGCCTGCGGTGCGCCAGGCTGTGGTGGTGGCCCGCGAGGACGGCGCGGGCAGCATGGGCCTGGTGGCCTATGTGGTGCCCAGCGGCCCGATGCCCAGCGCCCACGAGCTGCGCACGGCGCTCAAGGAGCACCTGCCCGAGGCCATGATCCCCTCGGCCTTTGTTGCGCTGGAGCAGATCCCGCTCACGCCCAACGGCAAGGTCGACCGCGCAGCGCTGCCCGCGCCCGCCGCGCCCAGCGCCAGCGCCAGCCCATCCAGCGCGCCCCGCACCTCCGTCGAGCAGCGCCTAGCCGAGATCTGGGCCGAGATCCTGGGCCTGCCCGCCGTTGGGATCGACGACAACTTCTTCGACCTGGGCGGCGAGTCGTTCAAGGCCATCCGCATGACCCACCGCTTCGGCCCGCCGCTGCGCGTGATCGACCTGTTCAAGTTCCCCACCATCCGTGGCCTGGCCGAGCACCTGGCGGCGGGCGCGCAGCCCGAGGGCGCGCTGCTGCACGAGCTGACCGCGCCGCAGGCCCAGCGCACGCTCTCGGTGGTGTGCATCCCCTACGGTGGCGGCAGCGCCATCAGCTACCAGCCGCTGGCCAAGGCTATGCCGCCGGGCTGCGCACTCTACGCCGTGGCCCTGCCCGGCCACGACGACGCCAGCGAGCCGCCGCTGCCGCTGGAGCAGGTGGCGCGCATGCTGGTGGATGAGATCAAGCGCAGCATCCAGGGCCCGGTGTCGCTCTACGGCCACTGCTCGGGCAGCGCGCTGGCGGTGGAGACCGCGCGGCTGCTGGAGGTCGAGGGCGTGGCGCTGCGGGCGGTCTACATCGGCGGGGCCTTCCCCAACCCGCGCCTGCCCGGCAAGGTCTCCGACTTCCTGGCCCGCACCGGGGTGATTGACCGGCTGTCGAGCGACCGCACCTTTAAGCTGTTCTTCCGCTCCATGGGCGGCTTCTCCGACGACCTCGACCCCGAGGAGGTGCGCCGCGTGGTGCGCAACCTGCGCCACGACTCGCGCGACGCCGAGGAGTACTTCACGCGCCGCCTGGCCCACGCCGACCACGCCCCATTGGCCGCGCCGATCGTGTGCGTAGTCGGCGAGCGCGACCCGCTGACCGAGTACTACCAGGAGCGCTTCCGCGAGTGGGAGCTGTTCAGCGGCCAGGTGCGGCTAGCCGTGCTGCCGCGCGCCGGGCACTACTTCATCAAGCACCGCGCCGCCGAGCTGGCCCGCATCGTCACGGGCGGCAGGCTCTCCGCGCCGCCCGCCGACGCCGCAGCGTGGCAGCCCGCGCCCCAGGCCAATCGCCAGCCCCGGCCCGGCATCGGCGTGTTCCTGCTGGTGGCGCTCGGCCAGCTCATCTCGCTCACCGGCTCGGCGCTCACCGGCTTCGCGCTGAGCGTGTGGGTCTACACCCAGACCGGCTCGGTCACGCTGTTCGCGCTGCTCTCGGTCTGCTCGGTGCTGCCTGGCCTGCTGCTCGCGCCGCTCTCGGGCGCGCTGATCGACCGCGTGGATCGGCGGCTGGCCATGCTGGTCTCCGATCTCGCGGCGGGCGTCGGCTCGCTCTCGCTGGCGGCGCTGCTCTGGTCGGGCCAGCTTCAGCTCTGGCATGTGTTCGCGTTCATGGCCTGGAATGCGGTCTGCTCCTCGTTCCAGCGCCCAGCCTACAGCTCGGCGGTGCCGCAGCTGGTGCCCAAGCGCTATCTGGTGCAGGCCAACAGCGTGGTGCAGATGGCCGACTCGGCGGGCCAGATGATCGCGCCCATGGTGGCCGCCGCGCTGGTGGTCACGGTCGGCCTGCCCGCTGTGATCCTGATCGATGTGGCCAGCTTTATCTTCGCCGTCACGCTGATGTTCTTCATCCGCTTCCCCAACTCCATGCCCTGGCGGCGGCGCGAGCCGCTGATGGTGGAGATCACGCGGGGCTGGCGCTATGTCACCAGCCGCTTCGGCTTCATGGCGCTGCTCATCCACGCGGCCATCTCCAACCTGCTGCTGGCGATCATGGGCGTGCTGATCACGCCGATGGTGCTGCACGGCGTCGGCGGCCCTGCCGATGTGGCGGTGGTCTCGATCGCGGGCAGCGCGGGCGCGCTGATCGGCGCGCTGTTTATGAGCCTGTGGGGCGGGCCGGACAAGCTGATGCGCGGCATCCTGGGTTTCTCGGTGGTGAATGGGGCCGTGATCGTGATCATGGGCCTTCAGCCGAGCACGCTGTTCGTGGCCGCTGGGATGTTCCTCTACACGCTGACTCTGGCGCTGGGCAACAGCTGCTACACCTCGCTCATCCAGGTGAAGGTGCCGCACTACCTGCACGGTCGCGTGTTCTCGATCAACCAGATGATCGCGTTCTCGACCATGCCGCTGGGCTTCCTGCTGGCCGGGCCGCTCTCCGACCGCGTGTTCGAGCCGCTGATGGCCCAGGGCGGCGCGCTGGCGGGCAGCCTGGGCGCGCTGATCGGCGCGGGGCCAGGGCGCGGCATGGCGCTGCTGATCATTATTATCGGTTTCCTAACTATCCTGATCACGCTGGTGGGCTATGCCTTCCGCCCGCTCTGGAACCTGGAGAGCGACATCCCCGATGCCCAGCCCGACGAGGCGCTGGCCCATGATTCGCTGGATCTGCCCCCGGTTGGGCAGCCGCTGCCATCGCAGGCATGA
- a CDS encoding pyridoxal-phosphate dependent enzyme: MTISCSVERGGRATHAPSRLVCGLCEQPADPLAWRCAACGGPLELASTPHFSADALRQDGGLWRYGAMLPASRRVSLGEGGTPLIAASLRGTGFLAKLEFLAPTASYKDRGTAVLLSHLLGQGVRAVVEDSSGNAGASLAAYAAAAGLQSRVYVPAHASDAKRRQIACFGAELRRVEGPRSATTAACEQAADAERLVYASHAWSPFCIAGHMTCAWEIWEQLGRRAPDALVCPVGQGNLFLGLARGFAALRQAGLIARLPRMYAAQAAACAPLAQAWAAGREQPRPAEEQATIAEGIRIAAPIRGREVLRAIRATGGAALALPEAEIAAAQADLQRSGLLVEPTSAVAAAALPAVRELLGAAATLVVPLTGSGLKSMSGG; the protein is encoded by the coding sequence ATGACGATTTCATGTTCGGTTGAGCGGGGCGGGCGTGCGACCCACGCCCCGTCCCGCCTGGTGTGCGGGCTGTGCGAGCAGCCCGCCGATCCACTGGCATGGCGCTGCGCCGCGTGCGGCGGCCCGCTGGAGCTTGCCAGCACTCCCCATTTTTCCGCCGACGCGCTGCGCCAGGATGGCGGCCTGTGGCGCTACGGCGCGATGCTGCCAGCCTCGCGCCGCGTCTCGCTCGGCGAGGGCGGCACGCCGCTGATCGCGGCCAGCCTGCGCGGCACGGGCTTCCTGGCCAAGCTGGAGTTCCTCGCGCCGACCGCATCGTACAAAGATCGCGGCACCGCTGTGCTGCTCAGCCACCTGCTGGGCCAGGGCGTGCGGGCCGTGGTCGAGGACTCATCCGGCAACGCCGGGGCCTCGCTGGCAGCCTACGCGGCGGCGGCGGGCCTGCAGTCCCGGGTGTATGTGCCCGCCCATGCCTCGGATGCCAAACGGCGGCAGATCGCCTGCTTCGGGGCCGAGCTGCGCCGCGTCGAGGGGCCGCGCTCGGCCACCACCGCCGCCTGCGAGCAGGCAGCCGACGCCGAGCGGCTGGTCTACGCCAGCCACGCCTGGAGCCCCTTCTGCATCGCGGGGCATATGACCTGCGCCTGGGAGATCTGGGAGCAGCTGGGGCGGCGCGCGCCCGACGCGCTGGTCTGCCCGGTGGGCCAGGGCAACCTGTTCCTGGGCCTCGCGCGGGGCTTTGCGGCGCTGCGTCAGGCCGGGCTGATCGCGCGGCTGCCGCGCATGTACGCCGCCCAGGCCGCCGCCTGCGCGCCGCTGGCCCAGGCCTGGGCGGCGGGCCGCGAGCAGCCCCGCCCCGCCGAGGAGCAGGCCACCATCGCCGAGGGCATCCGCATCGCCGCGCCCATCCGTGGCCGCGAGGTGCTGCGCGCCATCCGCGCCACCGGCGGCGCGGCCCTGGCTCTGCCCGAGGCCGAGATCGCCGCCGCCCAGGCCGACCTCCAGCGCAGCGGCCTGCTGGTCGAGCCGACCAGCGCGGTGGCCGCCGCCGCCCTGCCCGCCGTGCGCGAGCTGCTGGGCGCAGCGGCCACGCTAGTCGTGCCGCTCACCGGCAGCGGCCTGAAGTCCATGTCGGGGGGGTAG
- a CDS encoding ComEC family competence protein has product MRLITLSLAWLIGIVIADLLHLPLPPLLAAAALCGLGAAIAGRAPRLRLALLALCCAALGGARLASAQVQPTPQSIWLRNGAGELSIQGVVAEDPKRTDDGQSVLVQAEMVALGGRRSPAQGLVLVKLPAYPERRYGDVLLLTGTLKTPNGPKRPGDFDYRDYLARRQIFSLMDATQVRALGQRPPNALLAALLGLRDAARRTLLRELPEPQSSLAVGILLGIQSSIPEDVYESFSLTGTSHILVISGWNISIIGAALYALAERMRLSKRAAFWAILTTIWLYTAFVGLTPTVIRAAVMGSIVVLGQRLERPAHAWTTLAAACAAMALWNPQVLWDMGFQLSALATASLFAFGKGTEALLNRTFLRADWLGWAREALTATLAAQILALPLILYAFGNLSIVAPLANVVLLPVVPYAMLFGALALVAGLVWLPLGQLAALPAYLFLAWLTEGARLFAALPYAAVLVPPFPLWALLAYYAAVLGLRFGPWPWRAPEAAPLHLGDTASPIS; this is encoded by the coding sequence ATGCGACTGATCACCCTCTCGCTAGCCTGGCTGATCGGCATCGTGATTGCCGACCTGCTGCATCTTCCGCTGCCGCCGCTCCTGGCGGCGGCGGCTTTATGTGGCCTGGGTGCTGCGATCGCGGGCCGAGCGCCCCGGCTGCGTCTGGCGCTGCTGGCGCTGTGCTGCGCGGCGCTCGGCGGCGCTCGGCTGGCCTCGGCCCAGGTGCAGCCCACGCCCCAGAGCATCTGGCTGCGCAACGGCGCGGGCGAGCTTTCCATCCAGGGCGTTGTAGCCGAAGACCCCAAGCGCACCGACGACGGCCAGAGCGTGCTGGTGCAGGCCGAGATGGTAGCCCTGGGCGGGCGGCGCTCCCCTGCTCAGGGGCTGGTGCTGGTGAAGCTGCCCGCCTACCCCGAGCGCCGCTACGGCGACGTGCTGCTGCTCACCGGCACGCTCAAGACGCCCAACGGCCCCAAGCGCCCCGGCGACTTCGACTACCGCGACTACCTGGCCCGCCGCCAGATCTTCTCGCTGATGGATGCCACCCAGGTGCGCGCGCTCGGGCAGCGCCCGCCCAACGCGCTGCTGGCCGCCCTGCTCGGCCTGCGCGACGCCGCCCGCCGCACCCTGCTGCGCGAGCTGCCCGAGCCGCAGTCGTCGCTGGCGGTGGGCATCCTGCTCGGCATCCAGTCCTCCATCCCCGAGGATGTCTACGAGAGCTTCTCGCTCACCGGCACGAGCCACATACTTGTCATAAGCGGATGGAATATCAGCATCATCGGTGCGGCGCTCTACGCCCTGGCCGAGCGCATGCGGCTCTCGAAGCGCGCGGCGTTCTGGGCCATCCTCACCACGATCTGGCTGTACACCGCGTTTGTCGGCCTCACGCCCACGGTCATCCGCGCGGCGGTGATGGGCAGCATCGTGGTGCTGGGTCAGCGGCTGGAGCGCCCCGCCCACGCCTGGACCACGCTGGCCGCCGCGTGCGCCGCCATGGCGCTGTGGAACCCGCAGGTGCTGTGGGACATGGGCTTCCAGCTGAGCGCGCTGGCCACGGCCTCTCTGTTCGCGTTCGGCAAGGGCACCGAGGCGCTGCTCAACCGCACCTTCCTGCGCGCCGACTGGCTGGGCTGGGCGCGCGAGGCGCTCACCGCTACGCTGGCCGCGCAGATCCTGGCCCTGCCGCTTATCCTCTACGCGTTTGGCAACCTCAGCATCGTCGCGCCGCTGGCCAACGTGGTGCTGTTGCCGGTGGTGCCCTACGCCATGCTGTTCGGCGCGCTGGCTCTGGTGGCCGGGCTGGTCTGGCTGCCGCTGGGCCAGCTGGCGGCGCTGCCCGCCTACCTCTTCCTGGCCTGGCTCACCGAGGGCGCGCGCCTGTTCGCGGCGCTGCCCTACGCCGCCGTGCTGGTGCCGCCCTTCCCGCTGTGGGCGCTGCTGGCCTACTACGCGGCGGTGCTGGGCCTGCGCTTCGGCCCCTGGCCCTGGCGCGCGCCCGAGGCCGCGCCGCTGCACCTGGGCGACACCGCCAGCCCGATCTCCTAA
- a CDS encoding HTH domain-containing protein, which yields MFGSKQAKQARLEREVEIIRAAYELTVAELAERIGVPRKTVYSDLVDLHDRGVILQEAEGKVSMYEPY from the coding sequence ATGTTTGGCAGCAAGCAGGCAAAGCAGGCGCGCCTTGAGCGCGAGGTCGAGATCATCCGCGCCGCCTACGAGCTGACCGTCGCCGAGCTGGCCGAGCGCATCGGCGTGCCGCGCAAGACCGTCTACAGCGATCTGGTGGATCTGCATGATCGCGGGGTCATTCTGCAAGAAGCCGAGGGGAAGGTCAGCATGTACGAGCCGTATTAG